In the Phaeodactylum tricornutum CCAP 1055/1 chromosome 13, whole genome shotgun sequence genome, ATAACCTTAGCTACGAGCAGCAACTGGCGGAAAAGAAAGAGGAAAATGACagcctttccaaaactctcGCTCAATTGAGGCGAAGTGCTGATTCAGGTGGGGATCGCAAGGTCGAACAGTTGCAGACAGAGCTTCTTGATGCAAAGGCACGTGTTAAAAGCGCAACAATACAAGGTGCGAGAAAAACCCAACAAGCTAAGGAAGGCGGAGAGAAAAAATCACACTTACTTCAAGGCCAAGTCAATTCTTTACGACTGGAAGTCGACCAACTTAAGGCTGTGGCAAAGGAGTCCGAGCGTCGACACCGAAAACAGATGGCCGAAACAGAGAGAAAGACTGATGACTTACAACAGGAGGTCAAAAATTTGAAACGTGATCTTGATGAATCGACTGAAAGGGCGAACCAGCTGATGTCGGAAAAGGTTACGCTTCGAAAGGAAGCGATGCAAAGACGACCGGAATCCGTCATCAACGTAGGTTGCCAAACTGATTGTTTTGACCAAGGGACCGACACACGAGAGATCTTTGTTCAGACAGACGCTGTGCCACTCCCGTCACTTCCAGGGGCAACAAGGCAGCCTGCTGCTACGATCAAGATGAGATTGAATGTTCCTCAGCAGCTGGTGCTAGTCATTCCATTTCAGAACGTTTACTGCGCATTCGCGATGTTGCAGAACGGGCTCGGATCGACCAAAACTTTCGGCGAGAGCTGACTCGAATTCGGGCCCAGCATGAAGGCGAGCTCAAGTCCGTCAAAGATAGCCACGAGCAAACTCTAAAGGACATTGTGCATGGCGCGAAAGTTGATGTTACAACCAAGGCTAAAGACTACAAGCGGAGGCTTCAGTCTGAATACGAAGTGGAAATTGAGGATATGAGGCGAAAGCATGATGCCCAAGTAACTCAGGTAAATTACTGTGTGCGGTGGCCTGTACACATGTTTAATGAACGTTTTCTCATATTTTACGACTGCTCTCTCTCCATGCTTGCAATAGGTCAAGGTACGGCTAGAGCGAGAGCTTGAAGAATCAGAAAAGGCATTGGAAGCGACAATCAATCAGCTGTCAGCAACCACCAAAGAGTTGGAGCGAGAAATGATAGCTCGAGAGGGTCTACAGCAGACAGTGCAAGATCTGGAGGAGAGAGTGCAACAATACCAACATGATCAGTTTGTAGGTCGTAGCGAGTTGGAGACAAATACCTTACAAGAAGGATGGGCAAAGAAGACTATGGAGCTCGTGACATCAATTCAGAAGGATTGCAATGATGTATTCGATCGGCGGAAGAGAGATGGAACAGCCCATCAATTAGAAACAATGCGTGAACGATGGACCGACCCATCGCCTTCTCTTACCAAAATTTCAGAACCTACACACACCTATAGAGACCGATCAGCGCATGTGCTGCCAGTGTGGCATCAAAGTCGGTCTTCATGGAAACCCAACACTGCGTCAATCGACATTGATAAAGCGCTTGACGAGACTGAAGCTATCATTCGAAGTCTAACTGGGGTAGATGCACTATTATAAAACGAAACAATGCTGATCAATACTATATGTTGGTCGACACGTGCCGATTGACCTATGCACTTCGACTATTGAGCAACAAAGTTATTGGTCTAAAACTTGGATTTATTATTATTTTTCTCTTCATGCTTCGCCGATGCGTGAAAAAAATAAGCCACTGCTGCTCTTTTGCGTGTAATCTTTTAAGCGATGCGGTAGATAAGATGAACACCACTATCGGAAGAAACGATCCCGCTCATTTCACCCGGTTGCAACGCGAAAGCTGCTTCTTCGAAAGGACGCTGCATTTGCCCTGGTCCAAAAAATCCTAGATCTCCTTGGTTCGAGAACGAACCACAATCAGAACGTGATGTGGCGTATTTGGGAAAGGCTTCGTCCAATCCTTCAGCAATGATACGATGTTGGTACGATTCCAGTTCTTGGCGAGCTTGTTCTGGTGACAGCGTAACTTGCTCGCCGGTGCGACGGGAGACGGGATTCCGACTTCCAGTGTGCTTGATAAGAAGATGAGCTGCACGGACTTGCGTCATATTATAGCGATCGGGATTCTCTCTGTTGCGAATGTGACTATCGAAAGAGGCGGTATACCCAAAcgaaattcactgtcaatattgAGGTCGCTCGAAAAGTACCTCCTCCGTGTACCCCGGTATTTTGTTGAACATTTCATATGAGCATTAACAAATGTGACATTTGCTACGAATCATGGGAACCAAATTTCGATAGGTCGAATACGGATTAGGTAGGTGAATTCCCTGTCAACAAACTCAATTGCTACGGGACGATAGACAGGGTCGATATCCCAGCCTCTGCGCGAAAAATTATAAACCATATAGTCACATATCTTCACTAATGGATAGTACAAATATAAATGTAAACAAGACGGAATCTTAAGGACTACACTTTTACCAATTGGTCGAATAAAATGCCCACCAGGTAGGCCAAACCACCCCCGAATCCTGCAATTATAAGATTTTCCAACGCCGCGGATACCCAATTCGTTCGAGTAGCCCACGTTTTGACCGCACCCACAATCATGAGAGCTACTATTGTCAAACCTGTTGCAACAATCAGTCCCATTGTCGGGTTTTCACCGCAGCAGGCGAAAGGTAGAACGGAAGGCAGGGATCCTATTGCAAAGAGTGCACACGAAAACAGACCAGCGCGTATCGGCGAACGCTCTTCCTTATCTATAACACCAAATTCAAGAGCAGACATGATTTGCAACAGGGCTTCCGGATTGCGACCGTAGTGTTCGTGAATCAGCTTGCGCAACGTTCGTTGGTCCTTTGAAATACCGATCAAGTCCAAGAGTTCACCCAGTTCGTCAAGTTCTTCATCTCTATACCTCTCTACATGAAATTTTTCCAAAGCCAGCTCTCCATGAATAACTTCGTTTTGTGATTTTGTGGCAATGTATTCACCAGCACACATGCTGACTGCCCCCGCGAGGGCACCGCTAACGGATGTAAGCAAGATGTCTCGAGATGTCAGACCACCACCGGCCACACCGGCTACCAGTAGAAAGGTGGAAATGATACCATCATTAACACCGAGAATCATGTCTCGCCAGTACTGTCGATTGTCACCGAGATGTTGAAGTTTCCTTCCATTCTTGCCGAGATCCCCGTCGTAGCCTTGACAATCTCGTGGTGGAAGAGACTCGTATTTCGTGTTTCCCTCAAAGTTTGCTGCGATGGGAGAATTAATCATGAGAACAAAGAAGCTGCGGTCTAAAGCCGAAATAGGAAATTACCGACTGGGAGGCTGCCAAATTTCTGTCGTAGAATTTTGTGGATGGTGTACCTTTTGTTGCCGCCATCGTCTAGACGGAATAGGCTCTTTACGAAACATTTTCGTCGGTTCTCGTTTTCAAACATATAACAGTGAATTGGACCGCAGCCTTGGATTACAGGCCAAGCTCGTCCCGCGCATTAGAAAGTATAAGCTAACTGTTAGTTcacgtgactgtgaataagTCTGTCCGGTGTACGCTATCCAAACATCTTTACATATCCAGCCAAACATTTTCGTATCGATCTGCTCCACACAAAGCTCCGCAATAAACGCTCAACCCAAAGTGGCATCAGTGACCAAGGCCTGTAATTGGAACGCGCCTATGTCTCTCACAAGCACAGCGGAGCAACTTTCTGATGAAGAATTACGAAAGTGGTTGAAACCGAACGTaacggaagaagatgccTTGAAAGTGCTGGACGCCTCTTACGTTCCTTCCTCCGGCAGCCAGCACCGGCGGATACTGAAACAGCTCGATAGTTACGACGACGCCAATTTCTGGGTCGAAATAAACAACGTACAGTATCTTCTCAAGTTTCACAATGGGGTGGAATCCCAAGACTATTTGCGATCCCTGGAGGGGGCTGCTGGGGATTACCACAGGCATGGTCACCAATCTTCTGTCATTCACTGGCAAACCACTTTGATGGAAATTTTGAATCAAGAAGGAATACGCGCTTCGATACCCAGACCCCCACTATCGGAATCGTACATCGACACTGATGACCATGAAGACGAATCAAGTCTCCAAACCGGTGTTGGAAAATGGCCGGACAAGAATCTTGTCCAGGTGTGTGTGCATGAACTACCGGTAGTGTCTAGTGAACGTTCGCCGTGCAATCTTGTTGTGCGACTGTTGACGTGGACTTCGGGTAGGCCGCTGAGCGCACTGCGAGCTTTTCCCGTGGAGACCCTTGCCGAAGCTGGTCGACTTTTGGGACGTATCAATCGCGCCTTTGACAAACTGACACTAGTGGATTCGGCTACGAAGACCGTCTCGGATGCTTTCCATCGGTACGATACTTCCGTGTTGATCCCCGGGAAAAGGTATCATCAATGGGATGGCAAACACACGGCCGACTTGGAATCCTTTGTGCAGCATATTCCGGATCAGAAACGTAGAAGCCTCGTAGAGTCAGTTCTGGATGCCTTCCAGCGAGATATCCTGGATACTGGCATCGACAAGAAGTTTCGGACGGGGGCCTTACATGGGGATTTTAATGACGCCAACATTTTGGTAGACGAAGATCTAAATGCTACGGGTGTAATTGATTTTGGAGATTCCATAATAAGGTAAGTTTCGCAGCACGACTCGTCGCTGTTGCTTGCGGCTCATCAAACTAGAGTGCCCGGATCCATTTGTGCGCAAGATCGACCGATTGACAAAATATGTCGTCGGAGGTTAAGTTCATGATCGCCGTGCTGGATACTTCATTTCGACGAGCAAGATTGAATGAGGGAATTAAAGCACCCGAATGTCAACGCTATCACAGCTTCTCAGTTGGTGAGAATGATTGTGACGACGGCATTCAAACACCATATCTGATACTGTCCTTTCTTTGTATGATTCGTCAAAGCTGGCGAGTATTGGATATTTCCGTAGCTATGGCGTATGCGACATTGTCTGTGTACGGTAAATCTAAGCGTATGATTTCTGCCGCGGCTGCTATTCTTCGCGGTTACAATGCAGTTTATCCTTTGACCGAATTGGAACGCAAGCATTTGGTGCTACTAATGTGCTGCCGGCTCGCTTGCTCCGTAACACTCGGGGCGTTCTCGTTTCAACAGAATCCTGAGAACAAGTACTTGCTGCTTCATTCCGAGCCAGCATGGGAAGCTCTCGAATTGCTTTGGTGCTCCGATCCGGGCCGGCGGTTTGAAATATCCAATGCGGCAAACAGTCTTTTTTCTCAAGCTTGTCTTTACAAGGATTCTCTACAGGGCGTGGTGGATTGCTCCGATATTGATCTTCCTGATCCAACGGTCCCTGATTATTTCTCGTCAGTTCGTGCTCTCCCGATGCCAACAGGGCATCGACAAGCCAGCAAGGATGACGTAAACGACTGAGATTGACATCATAGCCTTTGTGACAGAAATCGTAACGAAACTCGACGCGAGAAAAAaatactgacagtgaagacaTACTGTTTCGCAGTAAAATAGACCCTGTCTCAAGTTAAAGGAGGTCATCTATCAATTACAAGAGAAAGGCCTGCTGTTCGTGAAACAAATCCGAGCAGCTGTCACAATCGGAGATAGCGCTTTTCCTTCAACGCATTTGACGGTTTACCATGACCATACATAAAGGGGTTTCTAGAGCCATATGGGCATGGCGGTCTGAACCGAACGATGAAATCTTTTTGTGACAGGAGTGCGAATGCTCAGGTCGTTGTTGTGAACCTGTCACCTTTGAAGGGCAAAAGGTAGGTGATATTGCTGAACGAGGACATCTAGATTTTTACTGGGATTCAATCTTTTTAGGGTTATTTCTATGGTGAAATGGAGAAGAAAACCGTGGTTTACATCGGAGCCGAGTATTAGGCAGTTAAGGGCTTTCAAGttttttaactgtaagattTGCTGGAGCTTTGGCAGACGTGAATACCGTGTGGTAGGTTGTAACTTCTAGTAACGTTTACATTCGTCTACGACTCTGACCCTTTCTAGTCTTCGGGAGTTACGCACGGCCCGTCAAAACCTTGCGCAGTCAAGCCACCATCCACACCAAGGATCTGTCCAGTGATGTAGCTCGAAGCGGGCATGCAGAGAAATGCGATAGGGTTAGCGATCTCGTCAGCTCGCCCCAAACGATGTAATGGAGTCCATTCTTTTACTTTGTCGAGTTGCGTGGGATTCTTTTGCACGGCTTCTTCTAGCATTGGTGTCATGGTCATCCACGGTGTAACCGCATTAACTCGAATATTTCGGGAAGCCCACTCGCAGGCAAGCGTCCTGGTGAACTGGTTGAGCGCGGCCTTAGACATGGCGTAAACGATTCCAGTGCCCGAACTCTGTACCCCGGCCGCAGACGATATGTTCACAATCGTGGCACCGATTGGATCAAACAATGGCAAGCAAGCCTTGGACAAAAAATACGCCGAGTCGACATTTGTACGCATCATACTTTGATATTCTTCTGTTGTTTGTTCTGTTATAGGCTTTCGAACGTTCAGACCGACGTTGTTGACGAGGCCGTGCAAATTCATCACATGCTCCCCGACCGCCTTTATAAGATTTTCACGTCCGTCTGAGGTCGATACGTCGCATGAAATATGAACAATAGACGACTGTGGGTACGCTTCTTGCAGAGACGTAACAAGGTCCAGGCAAAATCCCCGTGAGCAGAACAGAACCGTCTTGGCCCCATGCGCGAGCAAGGCTTTGACAGTGGCGAGACCGATGCCTTTCGCGCCACCCGTAACTAAATAATTTCGCCCCTGTAGAGTCCAGCTCTGTAAAATACGCTCGGACTCCTTTATGATATTGTCCTGCATGATAGGCAGATGCACAAAAATTTACATTGGATGTACAACTGTCATGTAAGATCGACTTTTGTTCGAGACAGTGAACGTTATGCAAAATTGGGCCGCATGCTTTAGATTAGACTTCGCTCTTATTTCATCGGTTCTCTTGCGTGACTTTGAAAAGGAATATGGAATACCTTAGTTTACTTGTAGCCAATTTTTTATAATAGTAGATACTATTCTATTTCCTGAGTCCACCTCCACCAAAGCATCATCGATGTCACAATCTATATTCACGGGCAATCGAAAGTGTTACTAATCACCCGTTCCTACGCAAAACTAGCAAGCTCACTGATCTTTAGATCAACAAAGGTTTTTGCGTTTTCCGGCagaggaagaaacgcaaTGTCGGGGTTCGGAATGGCCCCTTTTGGCGCCAATCACATTTCGACAACTCACACTACCTCGATCGATGCATCGACTCCATGGGTGGCAGCTTCGGACGGAAATCTACCTCTCTTGCAAACATCATTGTCGGCTCTAAAGTTGACAGTCGCAGCACAAGACGAGAACGGCTACACATGCTTGCACGCGGCCGCTTCGTACTCTCAACTACCGATAATAGAATGGTTACTGACCCAAGACTCAAGTCTACTCCACCAggtcgacaaagacggcgaCTCGGCCTTGCATTACGCGTCGACAGTCGAGGCTTGTCAAAGCTTGGTGACACAAAGCATCGACGTTCAGACTAGGAACCATTCGGGGAAAACAGCCCTTGAAGCCAAGCGTGCAGAACTCGACGAACTCATTCAGGACGAGGACTTTGAAGAAACAGATCCCGAAGCCGTCACATTGCGCAGAGTTGTAGAATATCTGGCATCGCTCTCAACAATTTCACAATAGCGATTTTTCCAGCACCTTACAAAGAGTTGAAGAAATCTATGACAAAAAGTTCCTCCTGTCTCGGGATGAGCAATGGCTGTGTATCCTCACAGTAGTTCTACGAGAGCAGTACACTATCCAGAAGCATCCCGTGGTCGATGTGAATTAGAGGCTCAATAATTTGTTCGGAAGAAATCATTCAGCTACCGATAGGTCGCAAACGGTTGCGTTTCCGAGGCACTCACAGGCTGTGTGTCTACTGGTCATTTGAAAGGCTCTTTGGGCTCTACTCCGGAGAACTAACAATGGGAGACAGTTTTGCCCACATTCGATTTTCCGATCTTGACGAAGTGTGTCATTTCCATCCGGAGATAGGGAAGTGTGTCACAGGTATTACTATTATCGATTACCATAGACGTGCATGTCGAATAATTTAAATAATCGATGATTCAAGGGCAATATTAAAAATTTAACGGTAAGGAGTTAAGTAAAAAATTTCGTAGACTCGACAGATGATGACTTCCCGCCTTCCTTTCTCACTTTCTAGCAAGTCGAACGAAGAAAAACGCAAACCTCACCATGAGAGCAACAAATCTTCCCCCCACGCATTCGAATGCGAGTCCGCATGACCGAAAGTCTCCATTCATGAGATCAATCTATCAAGAACGTGGATCACCGCAACTTTGGTCTTCGCCGGTGAATGAGAACGCGAGATATATCGATATTCGTATTCCCGCAAATGCTGACACAAATTCTCTCAACTCTTCGCCGAGCCCACACAACTGGAAGACAACCCATCGGCGCAGCACAATGAGCCCCTTCACACCTTCTTTTGTGAGCTGTCGTCCTGTTTCACCCTACGGCTTCCAGCCCATCTCCGGAGACCCGCAGCAAGACCAGCGCGTAATGACCCCGCTTCAATTCTCGCCAACACCGATGTCGCCGTACGGAAAAATATCTCCCAGTCCTTCCGTAATGACGGAGGAAACATCTTCCCTCACATTTGAAAGCAACAGCCGCTACAGCCCTGCAACTTTTCGCTCTAATACACCATCGTCGTTTCGATCAGTTACACCCCAGTCGGACCAGTTCATAGACAGTAGAGGCCAACGTGTCACCACACCACGCCCCAAAACTCCAAACGGCCGCAAGTCACcctttgccaaaaaagaagaagacgatgcgGTCCGAAAAACTCGTATTAAAACTGAGCTTTGCATACATTACGCGAATGGTAGACCGTGTCCTTTCGGAGCAAGTTGCACCTATGCACACGGTGAAGAGGAGCTTCAGTTGACTAAACTTCTGGATTTACACGAAGCTGGTCTGATTGATGTCGGGATCTTTCGTACAAAACCATGCTTGACTTGGGTTGCAACAGGATCGTGGTACGTACAAGGGCCTGCAAATTGATAGAATTCTACTTGACTGAAAAGAGCAAAAGACTGACAATGATTTTTCTGGCTATCCTATTCGTAGCCCGTTTGGAAAACGATGCACCGCCATACACGATCCTCGAGTGGGCGGATCCCATTCATCTTGGTTGCCTCATACCGAGACACAAGGCAACACAATGGCTACAGACATCAATGTGGAGGCTCTTCACCAGAAGCGTCAACATTCGATTTTGTATGGAACCCCGTTTGGGAGTCATTTTTCGCTGGAAAATGATTCTTGGAGTGACCTGTACAAGCTCGTATGTCATATCAACTATGCCAAAAAGGGATGGATTGACAAGCGTCGTCGTATGACTGTTGATCCAGTAACCAAGTTAGAAGTTGCTCTTCTTATGCGAGGCGAAGCCAACTGGAGTTTCAAGTTTCGACCACAACACATCATTCACGACGAACTTTGCATGGTTCTTCAGGAACGTGCCTTTCGAATAGACAGTCAACTACTACCTGTGGAAATTCCGCAGCACTCATATACCGCTAGCAATCAAAGCCACATATTTGTACGAGAGATCGCCTTCGGACCCGATGAAGATCCGACCGTACGAACGGTTGGTCTTTGGTTCAATATTGATGAGCGAGATGTCCTAGTGTGTACGTCTCAGCAAGCTAAGCGATTCCGTTGGAAGCGGGGCGTCAATATAAAGGACGACACTCAACAAACAGGGAAATCTTCCGCATTCGAGACCCTGGATCACTTCCCTATGATTCGCCCCCATGACAGGGAAACATTCGGCTTTACCACAAGTCTCTTAAAACACCGCCTTCGAGTCGTGCGCGCAGAACGTATATGCAGTATGAGAGGACGATTTGACGCCTTGCAGAAACTTGAGGGTGACAAGCAAGTTCTTTATAAGCGATTCTTGAATTTGGCACATTGCTGGAAGGTTTGGCTGTGGCCAATCAATGATGGAAGGGCCAGCGTTGACAAGCACACGCCAGTACCACCAGTAGATGGAAAGTACGAATTCGGTAGGACTGCATCGAACCTTACTAGACTGAACTCAAAGCTTGAAGAAACCAGTGCTCCAATATGGCATACTGTGAACGAAATTTGGGAGTCCTTCGTATCTGCAGACTTTGAAAACCTTCACGTGAGTTTTTACATTTACAAAACTGGATTGTAAAATGTGACCTCTTTACTAACATTTCAGGGGAAATCATCCCTTTTCATCATACAGGTTGAAGAACGTGTATTGCTCAACGTTCGACTTACATCAAGCAAGCGTCTACGACCGTTTCTGCAGCTTGCGCAAGGCAAACCCCTGTCCCTGGACAGGCGCTCGCCGCATATCCTGAAACACGATAGGACCACCGAAGAAAACCATCCTTCGCATTCTCAAGATCAGGATCGTTGCTGGAAGTCGCTGTTGCTGACTTCTGGAAAATCCATAGAAAACAGTGAATGGGAACTGGTTGAACAGCATTTCAAGAACTCTCGAAGCAATAAGGTTCTAAACATCATCCAAGATAAAACTGCATGAAGCGATTGAATTGCTTGCGATAATTGTTCTTGACAACCGTTCCAGGTCATTTAGATCGAGTGCTCTCCATGTAGATGCTTCTGGGTCTGTCGGTTCATGTTACTTTTAGCAAATAACATGGATAAAAAGATGCTCCATTGTTGGCTTGGATATATGTTTTTAGTGAAGTGATAGGCCGCCAGCGCTCGCCCACAGTGCAAAGAGCAGGGCTACTGCAATAGCAGCATAAACAGGATCATCGCCTGTCAGTCGAAAGGTTTCTTTTCGATATCCACCACCTTTTCCTTCTACCAGTCTATCTTCCAATTCGTCAATGGTTCTTCCTCCACCAAGGAACAAGCGCTCTAAAGGACTCCTCTGGTCTGACAAGAAATCCTTCCGTCTCTGGACTTCGTAATTTTCGCCAGCAATAGAGACGACTCCACTCATGTTTTCGCAATTTTCGATCGCCGCAACACACTCAGCAATAGTGCCGTCACGTTCCATGATTTTCGACAAAGCATCGAGGGCCCCTAGATGTCGTCTTAGCTGCGACATTGTGTACCCCAGCGCAAACCGAATCCTGTTTTCTTCATCTCGTTCGCTGATACTCGGCTCGGCCGAACGGTAAATCTGTCGTAGTTGATTCAGATCAGCTACTCCGCCCTCGGCGTTTCCTATTGcccaaaggaaaaggcgtATACACACTGTATCAGAATTCAATACTCTCAGACAAAAAGAACATTTTGTATACATACCGAACGCCAAAATCTCAGAGCACACACCAGCCACAGAGATTGCTGATAGCTGGTCTAATGTTGCTTCATCAAACCCTCGAAAAGGCCAGGAATTGGACGGCTCGTTCCGTGACGCGAGTTTGAGGAAAGGATTGTTTGTGTAGTTCTGAGCATTTCGGAAAACAGACCTTTCTTCGACAAGCCATGCACCTCGACCTGTTTCCGAAAAGAATGGGGCATCAAATGCTGACAGCTGATCCGCGGATAATGCTTCTGAATTTTGTTCAACTCTCCGTGCCGAGAGGGATTTGTCAAACCCTAACTGACTTGCCAAGTCGAAACTTCGATCGGTGTCGGCTAGAGGATAAAAATTGACGGCATTTTTGACTGCGTTGGCTTGGTAACCTGCTACTGGTAAACCCAGTAGATGTCCCATCAAAAAATGTCCAGCCTCATGTTGCAGCATTCGCTGTCGATATGCCGGAAAAAGTTCGCGCTGAACGGATACAAGGAAAGCTTGCAATTTCTCAGGTGTCGCTATTCCGTAACCCACGAAAATAAAAGGGGAAAAGCAGAACAACCATACCACCATAAATCGTAAAATCTCGGGCCCTGGTAGATGTTGGTTCGCGATAATGGCACTGATCGTGCTCGCTACCATTAGACACAAAAGTGACAAGGAGGCACGATCAGCATCACGATTTCCCGAAAGCTCGATAACATCCATAATTGAATATTTGGAATTCAATAGACGAGTCTGAATGGCTAAATCTCCGTCGGAGATGCCCCAAGACGAAGCCCCGGGAGGTATTTTAACGGATCCATAGAGAACTTGGCTTTGGGAGTCTCTATCTTCCAGTAAAATCTTCCGAAGTAGGCGCCGTGCTTTTGTGCCGCTCTCGCAAGTATTCAGCGATGCTAGAGACTCCAGGTCAACCTTGGCAAACTTTGATG is a window encoding:
- a CDS encoding predicted protein encodes the protein MSPFTPSFVSCRPVSPYGFQPISGDPQQDQRVMTPLQFSPTPMSPYGKISPSPSVMTEETSSLTFESNSRYSPATFRSNTPSSFRSVTPQSDQFIDSRGQRVTTPRPKTPNGRKSPFAKKEEDDAVRKTRIKTELCIHYANGRPCPFGASCTYAHGEEELQLTKLLDLHEAGLIDVGIFRTKPCLTWVATGSCPFGKRCTAIHDPRVGGSHSSWLPHTETQGNTMATDINVEALHQKRQHSILYGTPFGSHFSLENDSWSDLYKLVCHINYAKKGWIDKRRRMTVDPVTKLEVALLMRGEANWSFKFRPQHIIHDELCMVLQERAFRIDSQLLPVEIPQHSYTASNQSHIFVREIAFGPDEDPTVRTVGLWFNIDERDVLVCTSQQAKRFRWKRGVNIKDDTQQTGKSSAFETLDHFPMIRPHDRETFGFTTSLLKHRLRVVRAERICSMRGRFDALQKLEGDKQVLYKRFLNLAHCWKVWLWPINDGRASVDKHTPVPPVDGKYEFGRTASNLTRLNSKLEETSAPIWHTVNEIWESFVSADFENLHGKSSLFIIQVEERVLLNVRLTSSKRLRPFLQLAQGKPLSLDRRSPHILKHDRTTEENHPSHSQDQDRCWKSLLLTSGKSIENSEWELVEQHFKNSRSNKVLNIIQDKTA
- a CDS encoding predicted protein translates to MSLTSTAEQLSDEELRKWLKPNVTEEDALKVLDASYVPSSGSQHRRILKQLDSYDDANFWVEINNVQYLLKFHNGVESQDYLRSLEGAAGDYHRHGHQSSVIHWQTTLMEILNQEGIRASIPRPPLSESYIDTDDHEDESSLQTGVGKWPDKNLVQVCVHELPVVSSERSPCNLVVRLLTWTSGRPLSALRAFPVETLAEAGRLLGRINRAFDKLTLVDSATKTVSDAFHRYDTSVLIPGKRYHQWDGKHTADLESFVQHIPDQKRRSLVESVLDAFQRDILDTGIDKKFRTGALHGDFNDANILVDEDLNATGVIDFGDSIISFSVGENDCDDGIQTPYLILSFLCMIRQSWRVLDISVAMAYATLSVYGKSKRMISAAAAILRGYNAVYPLTELERKHLVLLMCCRLACSVTLGAFSFQQNPENKYLLLHSEPAWEALELLWCSDPGRRFEISNAANSLFSQACLYKDSLQGVVDCSDIDLPDPTVPDYFSSVRALPMPTGHRQASKDDVND
- a CDS encoding predicted protein; the encoded protein is MQDNIIKESERILQSWTLQGRNYLVTGGAKGIGLATVKALLAHGAKTVLFCSRGFCLDLVTSLQEAYPQSSIVHISCDVSTSDGRENLIKAVGEHVMNLHGLVNNVGLNVRKPITEQTTEEYQSMMRTNVDSAYFLSKACLPLFDPIGATIVNISSAAGVQSSGTGIVYAMSKAALNQFTRTLACEWASRNIRVNAVTPWMTMTPMLEEAVQKNPTQLDKVKEWTPLHRLGRADEIANPIAFLCMPASSYITGQILGVDGGLTAQGFDGPCVTPED
- a CDS encoding predicted protein, whose product is MSGFGMAPFGANHISTTHTTSIDASTPWVAASDGNLPLLQTSLSALKLTVAAQDENGYTCLHAAASYSQLPIIEWLLTQDSSLLHQVDKDGDSALHYASTVEACQSLVTQSIDVQTRNHSGKTALEAKRAELDELIQDEDFEETDPEAVTLRRVVEYLASLSTISQ
- a CDS encoding predicted protein is translated as MTQVRAAHLLIKHTGSRNPVSRRTGEQVTLSPEQARQELESYQHRIIAEGLDEAFPKYATSRSDCGSFSNQGDLGFFGPGQMQRPFEEAAFALQPGEMSGIVSSDSGVHLIYRIA
- a CDS encoding predicted protein codes for the protein MINSPIAANFEGNTKYESLPPRDCQGYDGDLGKNGRKLQHLGDNRQYWRDMILGVNDGIISTFLLVAGVAGGGLTSRDILLTSVSGALAGAVSMCAGEYIATKSQNEVIHGELALEKFHVERYRDEELDELGELLDLIGISKDQRTLRKLIHEHYGRNPEALLQIMSALEFGVIDKEERSPIRAGLFSCALFAIGSLPSVLPFACCGENPTMGLIVATGLTIVALMIVGAVKTWATRTNWVSAALENLIIAGFGGGLAYLVGILFDQLVKV
- a CDS encoding predicted protein translates to MKAYLGSSAIWILLPPTLCVSALVLTNSKNVNPITLQKRSWITRLESKRVARDDIAPSKFAKVDLESLASLNTCESGTKARRLLRKILLEDRDSQSQVLYGSVKIPPGASSWGISDGDLAIQTRLLNSKYSIMDVIELSGNRDADRASLSLLCLMVASTISAIIANQHLPGPEILRFMVVWLFCFSPFIFVGYGIATPEKLQAFLVSVQRELFPAYRQRMLQHEAGHFLMGHLLGLPVAGYQANAVKNAVNFYPLADTDRSFDLASQLGFDKSLSARRVEQNSEALSADQLSAFDAPFFSETGRGAWLVEERSVFRNAQNYTNNPFLKLASRNEPSNSWPFRGFDEATLDQLSAISVAGVCSEILAFVCIRLFLWAIGNAEGGVADLNQLRQIYRSAEPSISERDEENRIRFALGYTMSQLRRHLGALDALSKIMERDGTIAECVAAIENCENMSGVVSIAGENYEVQRRKDFLSDQRSPLERLFLGGGRTIDELEDRLVEGKGGGYRKETFRLTGDDPVYAAIAVALLFALWASAGGLSLH